A stretch of the Cryptosporangium minutisporangium genome encodes the following:
- the wrbA gene encoding NAD(P)H:quinone oxidoreductase has protein sequence MESVNAAIIYYSATGTVHALASAVAEGAEKAGAQVRLRKVAETAPPEAISARPEWAQHVQDTADVAEASLDDLAWADLVLFGTPTRFGNVSAQLKAFIDTTGPLWFAGGLADKVYSAFTASNTAHGGQESTLLALGNVFYHWGGIIVPPGYTDPVQFRSGNPYGTSHVAGEGPPGDVALEAARHQGRRAVETAAQLKVGRAA, from the coding sequence ATGGAATCCGTGAACGCCGCGATCATCTACTACAGCGCGACCGGTACCGTGCACGCGCTGGCCAGCGCCGTCGCCGAGGGCGCGGAGAAGGCCGGCGCCCAGGTGCGGCTGCGCAAGGTCGCCGAGACGGCGCCGCCGGAGGCGATCAGCGCCAGGCCCGAGTGGGCCCAGCACGTCCAGGACACCGCCGACGTGGCCGAGGCGAGCCTCGACGACCTGGCCTGGGCCGACCTGGTGCTGTTCGGCACCCCGACCCGCTTCGGCAACGTGTCGGCCCAGCTCAAGGCGTTCATCGACACCACCGGCCCGCTGTGGTTCGCGGGCGGGCTCGCCGACAAGGTCTACTCGGCGTTCACCGCTTCCAACACGGCCCACGGCGGGCAGGAGTCGACGCTGCTGGCGCTGGGCAACGTGTTCTACCACTGGGGAGGCATCATCGTGCCCCCCGGCTACACCGATCCGGTGCAGTTCCGTTCCGGCAACCCGTACGGCACCTCGCACGTGGCCGGCGAGGGCCCGCCCGGCGACGTCGCCCTGGAGGCGGCGCGGCACCAGGGCCGGCGCGCGGTGGAGACCGCGGCCCAGCTGAAGGTCGGCCGCGCCGCCTGA
- the sigJ gene encoding RNA polymerase sigma factor SigJ — translation MTTPTDERRQLINVAYRLLGSLADAEDAVQEAFARWYALTREQREAIASPGAWLTTVVGRICLDVLGSARARRERYVGEWIPEPLPDPGEWISGRSGSTTVDPADRVTLDESVNMAFLVVLESMTPAERVAFILHDVFRYSFAEVADVVGRTPAACRQLASSARRRLRTPRPSETPTARRAELVRAFRDAWGAADIDALVELLAPDATAIGDGGGLVTAAPRPVEGAERIARFFADRAAAVPGMTMLERTVNGQPGLVTQVDDVTVAVLAFDVADDRITRIWAVLNPLKLRPWRARELRRGADPE, via the coding sequence ATGACCACCCCGACCGACGAGCGCCGGCAGCTGATCAACGTCGCCTACCGGCTCCTCGGCTCGCTGGCCGACGCCGAGGACGCCGTGCAGGAGGCGTTCGCCCGCTGGTACGCCCTGACGCGGGAGCAGCGGGAAGCCATCGCGTCGCCCGGTGCGTGGCTGACGACGGTCGTCGGCCGGATCTGCCTCGACGTGCTCGGCTCCGCACGGGCCCGGCGCGAGCGTTACGTGGGCGAATGGATACCCGAGCCGCTCCCCGATCCCGGCGAGTGGATCAGTGGGCGGTCGGGCAGCACCACGGTCGACCCGGCCGACCGCGTCACCCTGGACGAGTCGGTGAACATGGCGTTCCTCGTGGTGCTGGAGTCGATGACGCCCGCCGAGCGCGTCGCGTTCATCCTGCACGACGTCTTCCGCTACTCGTTCGCCGAAGTAGCGGACGTCGTCGGCCGGACCCCGGCGGCCTGCCGTCAGTTGGCCTCCTCGGCCCGCCGCCGGCTCCGCACACCGCGGCCTTCCGAGACCCCGACCGCCCGGCGGGCCGAACTCGTCCGGGCTTTCCGGGACGCGTGGGGCGCCGCGGACATCGACGCGCTCGTCGAACTGCTGGCTCCCGACGCCACGGCGATCGGCGACGGTGGCGGCCTGGTCACTGCGGCGCCCCGGCCGGTCGAGGGCGCCGAGCGGATCGCACGCTTCTTCGCCGATCGCGCCGCCGCCGTGCCGGGGATGACGATGCTGGAGCGCACCGTCAACGGCCAGCCCGGCCTGGTGACTCAAGTGGACGACGTCACGGTGGCGGTGCTGGCGTTCGACGTCGCCGACGACCGGATCACGCGCATCTGGGCCGTCCTCAACCCGCTCAAACTCCGGCCGTGGCGGGCGCGAGAGCTCCGTCGCGGTGCTGACCCGGAGTGA
- a CDS encoding alpha/beta fold hydrolase, translated as MLTAVLLLLAGTWTAGAGPAQAAPRAVPIAAPAESRGAAKAPRPVIFVHGFSGSGGQFDSQARRLTSNGYPATWIEAHEYDSLFATNTREQVYAGLDERITRLLAATGADRIDLLAHSLGTALMQAYLNSSPQRAARVAHYVNLDGASATAPPGNVPTLAVWGEGDPARTIVGATNVALPNQAHTQTVSSPETFAAFYRFFTGREPKTTRIVPQRGPVVLAGRAVLFPSNVGVTDATLQVYTVHPRTGTRLRHRPDATFRLTGDGSFGPFRGRGDVRYEFAIVRPGAPVHHLYFQPFRRTDRLIRLLSSLPGQGLAALTENSPTSTNLVISRQKEWWGDQGAAGDSLTVDGREILNAATSPRSKRTIGIFTFDKGLDKTTDLTAPIPAFFSQPFISAVDLYVPASTPPSRTVRVVVRPRGGGAPDVLTVPNWPSSTDRISLEFDND; from the coding sequence GTGCTCACGGCGGTGCTGCTGCTCCTCGCGGGCACGTGGACGGCCGGAGCGGGCCCCGCCCAGGCCGCCCCGCGCGCCGTCCCGATCGCCGCACCGGCGGAGTCGCGCGGTGCCGCGAAGGCGCCGCGGCCGGTGATCTTCGTGCACGGGTTCTCCGGATCCGGCGGCCAATTCGACAGCCAGGCCCGCCGGCTGACCAGCAACGGGTACCCGGCCACCTGGATCGAGGCCCACGAGTACGACTCGCTGTTCGCGACGAACACCCGCGAACAGGTCTACGCCGGCCTGGACGAGCGCATCACGCGCTTGCTCGCGGCGACCGGCGCCGACCGGATCGACCTGCTCGCGCACTCACTCGGCACCGCGCTCATGCAGGCGTACCTCAACAGCTCGCCCCAGCGGGCGGCCCGCGTCGCCCACTACGTCAACCTCGACGGGGCCTCCGCGACCGCCCCGCCCGGCAACGTTCCGACGCTGGCGGTCTGGGGCGAGGGCGACCCCGCCCGGACGATCGTCGGCGCGACCAACGTCGCACTCCCGAACCAGGCCCACACGCAGACGGTCAGCTCGCCGGAGACGTTCGCCGCGTTCTACCGGTTCTTCACCGGACGTGAGCCGAAGACGACGCGGATCGTCCCGCAGCGCGGACCGGTGGTCCTGGCCGGGCGCGCGGTGCTGTTCCCCAGCAACGTCGGGGTCACCGACGCGACGCTGCAGGTGTACACCGTGCACCCGCGCACCGGCACCCGGCTGCGCCACCGTCCGGATGCGACGTTCCGACTGACCGGCGACGGATCCTTCGGTCCGTTCCGGGGACGCGGTGACGTCCGGTACGAGTTCGCGATCGTGCGTCCCGGCGCGCCCGTCCACCACCTCTACTTCCAGCCGTTCCGACGCACCGACCGGCTCATCCGCCTGCTCAGCAGCCTGCCCGGCCAGGGCTTGGCCGCCCTGACCGAGAACAGCCCCACCTCCACCAACCTGGTCATCAGCAGGCAGAAGGAGTGGTGGGGTGACCAGGGCGCGGCCGGTGACTCGCTGACCGTCGACGGCCGGGAGATCCTCAACGCGGCGACGAGCCCCCGGTCCAAGCGGACGATCGGCATCTTCACGTTCGACAAGGGCCTGGACAAGACGACCGACCTCACGGCGCCGATCCCGGCGTTCTTCAGTCAGCCGTTCATCTCCGCCGTCGACCTGTACGTGCCGGCCAGCACGCCGCCCTCCCGCACGGTGCGGGTGGTCGTCCGGCCCCGCGGTGGCGGGGCTCCGGACGTGCTGACGGTCCCCAACTGGCCGTCGAGCACCGACCGGATCAGCTTGGAGTTCGACAACGACTGA
- a CDS encoding ABC transporter ATP-binding protein has translation MLELVEVSKVYRGGRRAVDGLTLSLGTGVLGLLGPNGAGKSSLMRVAATVTRPTSGRVLFDGVDVVARPDALRRTLGYLPQDFGVHPHLTAREFLAYLAAVKGLSARSARTRIPELLELVNLTGAAKRPLGGYSGGMLRRIGIAQALLADPRVIIVDEPTAGLDPQERIRFRTLLSDLAVDRAVLVSTHIVSDLETITDDVAVLAGGRLLHRGSLDRLLDTVAGQVWELTVDPAEVPRLQAGYRMTRLVRTASGVRVRVLAPGPPDHRAQAVPPDLEDAYLSMVAASPSPEPVR, from the coding sequence ATGCTGGAACTCGTCGAAGTGAGCAAGGTCTACCGGGGCGGCCGGCGCGCGGTGGACGGGCTGACGCTCAGCCTCGGCACCGGCGTGCTCGGCCTGCTCGGCCCGAACGGCGCCGGCAAGTCGTCGCTGATGCGGGTCGCGGCCACCGTGACCCGACCGACCAGCGGCCGGGTGCTCTTCGACGGCGTCGACGTGGTCGCCCGCCCGGACGCGCTGCGGCGGACGCTCGGCTACTTACCCCAGGACTTCGGCGTCCACCCCCACCTGACCGCCCGGGAGTTCCTCGCCTACCTGGCCGCGGTCAAGGGACTGTCCGCGCGGTCGGCGCGCACCCGCATCCCGGAGCTGCTGGAGCTGGTCAACCTCACCGGCGCCGCGAAACGTCCGCTGGGCGGATACTCCGGCGGCATGCTGCGGCGGATCGGGATCGCGCAGGCACTGCTCGCCGATCCCCGCGTGATCATCGTCGACGAGCCCACCGCCGGGCTCGACCCGCAGGAGCGGATCCGGTTCCGCACGCTGCTCAGCGACCTCGCCGTCGACCGGGCCGTGCTGGTCTCCACCCACATCGTGTCCGATCTGGAGACCATCACCGACGACGTCGCGGTGCTCGCCGGCGGACGGCTCCTCCACCGCGGCAGCCTCGATCGGCTGCTCGACACGGTGGCCGGGCAGGTCTGGGAGCTGACCGTCGATCCCGCCGAGGTGCCCCGTCTCCAGGCCGGCTACCGGATGACCCGGCTGGTCCGCACGGCGTCCGGGGTCCGGGTCCGGGTACTGGCTCCCGGGCCACCGGATCATCGCGCCCAGGCGGTGCCGCCGGACCTGGAGGACGCCTACCTGAGCATGGTGGCCGCCTCGCCGTCGCCGGAGCCGGTGCGATGA
- a CDS encoding metalloregulator ArsR/SmtB family transcription factor, translating to MTTAVADTVDDELWSAIGDPTRRRMLDLLLTESGGTATTLGQQLPVTRQAVAKHLGVLNRVGLVRAIPEGRERRYRVDEAQLARAVAQLSSVGAAWDARLQRIKRIAEAIQHNREE from the coding sequence GTGACCACGGCGGTGGCCGACACGGTCGACGACGAACTCTGGTCCGCGATCGGGGATCCGACCCGCCGCCGAATGCTCGACCTGCTGCTCACCGAGAGCGGCGGCACCGCGACCACGCTGGGCCAGCAACTGCCGGTTACCCGTCAGGCGGTGGCCAAGCACCTCGGCGTGCTCAACCGAGTCGGCCTGGTCCGGGCGATACCGGAGGGCCGGGAGAGGCGGTACCGAGTGGACGAAGCCCAGCTCGCCCGTGCAGTGGCCCAGCTTTCGTCGGTCGGCGCGGCATGGGACGCCCGACTGCAGCGGATCAAGCGGATCGCCGAGGCGATCCAGCACAACCGAGAGGAATAA
- a CDS encoding response regulator transcription factor yields the protein MTIRVLLAEDQAPVRLAFRIILDAQPDISVVGEAADGAEALELARRLRPDVVLADIRMPRLDGLELTRLLAGPEVTDPLRVVVLTTFDLDEYVHTALENGACGFLLKRSSPALLAEGVRAAAAGDVLISPELTVRLLRSRGGTREHRSDPIPLTERELAVARLVARGHTNAEIGAELYLAPGTVKNHLAAMAQKLGVPNRVGLAAWVWERGLVEPRSADQ from the coding sequence ATGACGATCCGGGTGCTTCTCGCCGAGGACCAGGCGCCGGTCCGGCTCGCCTTCCGGATCATCCTGGACGCCCAGCCGGACATCTCCGTGGTCGGCGAAGCCGCGGACGGCGCCGAGGCTCTCGAGCTGGCCCGGCGACTGCGTCCGGACGTCGTGCTCGCCGACATCCGGATGCCCCGGCTCGACGGTCTGGAGCTGACCCGGCTGCTGGCCGGGCCCGAGGTCACCGACCCGCTCCGCGTAGTCGTACTGACGACGTTCGACCTCGACGAGTACGTGCACACGGCGCTGGAGAACGGCGCGTGTGGCTTCCTGCTCAAGCGCTCCAGCCCGGCGTTGCTCGCCGAGGGCGTCCGTGCGGCCGCGGCCGGGGACGTGCTGATCAGCCCGGAGCTGACCGTCCGGCTACTCCGCTCCCGCGGCGGTACGCGGGAGCACCGGAGCGATCCGATTCCGCTCACCGAGCGGGAGCTGGCGGTGGCGCGCCTGGTCGCGCGGGGCCACACCAACGCGGAGATCGGAGCGGAGCTCTACCTGGCACCCGGCACGGTGAAGAACCACCTGGCCGCGATGGCCCAGAAGCTCGGCGTCCCCAACCGGGTCGGTCTGGCGGCCTGGGTCTGGGAGCGCGGGCTGGTCGAGCCGCGGTCGGCGGATCAGTAG
- a CDS encoding SRPBCC domain-containing protein: MVDILHRVGMKDGTPEKVYDALTTVDGLAAWWTDDTKGTTDVGGVLEFRFPPGGFDMEVIELRPREGVTWRVVGGPDEWIGTTVDWEIRQDGDYTIVLFKHQGWKEPVEFMHHCSTKWGAYLMSLKALVETGEGTPAPRDVQISNWH; encoded by the coding sequence ATGGTGGACATTCTGCACCGCGTCGGCATGAAAGACGGGACGCCCGAGAAGGTGTACGACGCGCTGACGACCGTCGACGGGCTGGCCGCCTGGTGGACCGACGACACGAAGGGCACCACCGACGTCGGTGGCGTACTCGAGTTCCGGTTCCCGCCCGGCGGCTTCGACATGGAGGTCATCGAGCTGCGGCCGCGCGAGGGGGTGACGTGGCGGGTGGTCGGCGGCCCCGACGAGTGGATCGGAACCACCGTCGACTGGGAGATCCGCCAGGACGGCGACTACACGATCGTCCTCTTCAAGCACCAGGGCTGGAAGGAGCCGGTCGAGTTCATGCACCACTGCAGCACGAAGTGGGGCGCGTACCTGATGAGCCTGAAGGCGCTGGTGGAGACCGGAGAGGGCACACCGGCTCCGCGGGACGTGCAGATCAGCAACTGGCACTGA
- a CDS encoding tyrosine-protein phosphatase — protein sequence MTAATTRNLPLPGTYNVRDAGGYATADGGTVRRRLLIRADGLAGLDDTGRTQLAELGIRTVIDLRENAEVEIAPDALGDLPIRYRHLPAFAGMAAERRPRSLEEAYDLMVDDCGDALAAIVAALAEPDALPAVVHCTAGKDRTGLTIALVHALLGVAPADVEADYAATAENLSTGFADKIRATMPPGEHTDAMLSEMLACPPELIRHALDRLGDPEEYLTKHGLPAEAVPALRAALIER from the coding sequence ATGACGGCCGCCACCACCCGCAACCTGCCGCTGCCCGGCACCTACAACGTCCGGGACGCCGGTGGGTACGCCACCGCCGACGGCGGGACGGTGCGGCGACGGTTGTTGATCCGGGCGGACGGGCTCGCCGGTCTGGACGACACCGGCCGGACGCAGCTCGCCGAACTCGGCATCCGGACCGTGATCGACCTCCGGGAGAACGCCGAGGTGGAGATCGCGCCGGATGCGCTCGGCGACCTGCCGATCCGCTACCGGCACCTCCCGGCCTTCGCCGGAATGGCGGCCGAGCGGCGTCCGCGCAGCCTCGAAGAGGCCTACGACCTGATGGTGGACGACTGCGGCGACGCACTCGCCGCGATCGTCGCCGCCCTCGCCGAGCCGGACGCGTTGCCCGCGGTCGTGCACTGCACCGCGGGCAAGGACCGCACCGGCCTGACGATCGCGCTCGTCCATGCGCTGCTCGGCGTCGCTCCGGCCGACGTCGAGGCGGACTACGCGGCTACCGCGGAGAACCTCTCCACCGGGTTCGCGGACAAGATCCGGGCGACGATGCCGCCGGGTGAGCACACCGACGCGATGCTCAGCGAGATGCTCGCGTGCCCGCCGGAGCTGATCCGCCACGCGCTGGACCGTCTCGGCGACCCCGAGGAGTACCTGACCAAGCACGGCCTGCCCGCCGAGGCGGTGCCCGCACTCCGCGCCGCCCTGATCGAGCGCTGA
- a CDS encoding sensor histidine kinase, with protein sequence MPAPPTVLHALGRRRFLIGAWPWRAIAYLASTVPVGVAASLPFAVLGLPWLVLFDRAVHGEWRTWSDLLLVPIGVLLLGTLGPLVAVPLADVERARLRLADTRPARSGHRTPPTDGMWSWLRTRYTEAATWRALAYALLLLAVAPLVYGALLLVVVLDVAWLSAPAVVHDGPVTLGLGTVSTRREAVPYALAGLALLPGLPYLAGLVAGLHAAVARALLRAPDDAELRAELVEVARSRARLVDAFEAERRRIERDLHDGAQQRLVSLTLQLGMARVHLADDAEAGVAVADAHEQAKRLMAELRELVHGIHPQLLTELGLPDALRELADRAPIPVTVRAPLTVRPAPPVESTAYFVAAEALTNVAKHSGATTATVIAERRADTLVLEVRDDGHGGADPGQGTGLTGLADRVAVVGGRILLSSPDGGPTRLRVELPWSGE encoded by the coding sequence GTGCCAGCACCACCGACCGTCCTGCACGCCCTCGGGCGTCGTCGTTTCCTGATCGGCGCGTGGCCCTGGCGGGCCATCGCCTACCTCGCCTCCACAGTGCCGGTGGGGGTCGCTGCCAGCCTGCCGTTCGCCGTGCTCGGACTGCCGTGGCTGGTGCTGTTCGATCGTGCCGTGCACGGAGAGTGGCGGACGTGGTCGGACCTGCTGCTGGTGCCGATCGGGGTGCTCCTGCTCGGGACGCTCGGCCCGCTGGTCGCCGTGCCTCTCGCCGACGTCGAGCGGGCGCGGTTGCGGCTCGCGGACACCCGTCCGGCGCGGTCCGGGCACCGGACGCCGCCCACCGACGGGATGTGGTCCTGGTTGCGGACCCGGTACACCGAGGCGGCGACGTGGCGCGCGCTGGCGTATGCGCTGCTGCTCCTCGCGGTCGCTCCACTGGTGTACGGGGCGTTGCTGCTCGTCGTCGTGCTCGACGTGGCGTGGCTGAGCGCACCGGCGGTCGTCCACGACGGACCGGTGACGCTCGGCCTCGGCACCGTGTCCACGCGGCGGGAGGCGGTGCCGTACGCCCTCGCGGGCCTGGCGCTGTTGCCGGGCCTTCCGTACCTGGCGGGGCTCGTCGCAGGGCTGCACGCGGCGGTCGCCCGGGCGCTGCTCCGTGCCCCGGACGACGCGGAGCTGCGCGCCGAGCTCGTGGAGGTGGCCCGGTCGCGTGCCCGGTTGGTCGACGCGTTCGAGGCCGAGCGCCGCCGCATCGAGCGTGACCTGCACGACGGCGCCCAGCAGCGGCTCGTCAGCCTGACCCTGCAGCTGGGGATGGCCCGCGTGCACCTGGCCGACGACGCCGAGGCCGGTGTCGCGGTGGCCGACGCGCACGAGCAGGCCAAGCGGCTCATGGCCGAGCTGCGGGAGCTCGTCCACGGCATCCATCCGCAGCTGCTCACCGAACTCGGTCTGCCGGACGCGTTGCGCGAGCTGGCCGACCGCGCGCCGATCCCGGTCACCGTGCGGGCGCCGCTGACCGTCCGCCCGGCACCCCCCGTCGAGTCGACCGCGTACTTCGTCGCGGCGGAGGCGCTGACGAACGTCGCGAAACACAGCGGAGCCACCACCGCGACGGTGATCGCCGAGCGGCGCGCCGACACGCTGGTCCTGGAGGTCCGCGACGACGGACACGGCGGCGCGGACCCGGGGCAGGGCACCGGCCTCACCGGACTCGCCGACCGGGTCGCGGTGGTCGGCGGCCGGATCCTGCTGTCCAGCCCGGATGGCGGGCCCACCCGGCTACGCGTCGAGCTGCCGTGGAGCGGCGAATGA
- a CDS encoding SRPBCC family protein: MEFGSIEREIYVDASPDVVFEVVSSPDHVKEWWPDEARYDRTPGSAGDIVFGTRDDGGTVVSFTVVDVAPPRRFSFRWAHPAGEVAAEGNSMLVTFDLTPSGTGTLLRMTETGFREMGWEAAVLEQQYQEHVTGWDIFLPRLAPYVATLVVRQ, translated from the coding sequence ATGGAATTCGGATCCATCGAGCGCGAGATCTACGTCGACGCGTCACCCGACGTCGTGTTCGAGGTCGTGAGCAGCCCCGACCACGTCAAGGAGTGGTGGCCGGACGAGGCCCGATACGACCGCACGCCCGGCTCCGCCGGAGACATCGTGTTCGGTACGCGCGACGACGGCGGAACCGTGGTGTCGTTCACCGTCGTCGACGTCGCCCCGCCGCGGAGGTTCTCGTTCCGGTGGGCGCATCCGGCCGGCGAGGTCGCGGCCGAGGGCAACTCGATGCTCGTCACCTTCGACCTGACCCCGTCGGGCACCGGGACGCTGCTCCGGATGACCGAGACCGGTTTCCGGGAGATGGGCTGGGAAGCCGCCGTCCTGGAGCAGCAGTACCAGGAGCACGTCACCGGCTGGGACATCTTCCTGCCGCGGCTCGCGCCGTACGTCGCGACGCTGGTGGTGCGGCAGTGA
- a CDS encoding FkbM family methyltransferase, with amino-acid sequence MTSSSAISSLKADPAASSIHRSLEVYYGNAEHDAALDAFYAGFVRPGDLVFDIGAHVGERVGSFRRLGARVVALEPQPLCGRALREIYAGDEDVVIVEAACGAEEGTVEFYVNSANPTVSTASKDFVGAADGAGGWEGQVWDTKIEVPTVTLDRVIQQYGTPAFTKIDVEGYEDSVLAGLSGPLPALSFEFTTIERVVALRCLDRAAALGFGRFNASLGDSFAFEFDEWVRPETMAAHLEALPHEANSGDVYCLP; translated from the coding sequence ATGACCTCTAGTAGCGCCATCTCGTCACTGAAGGCCGATCCGGCTGCGTCGTCGATCCACCGATCGCTCGAGGTCTACTACGGAAACGCCGAGCACGACGCGGCGCTGGACGCTTTCTACGCGGGGTTCGTGCGCCCGGGAGACCTCGTCTTCGACATCGGCGCGCACGTCGGTGAGCGGGTGGGTTCGTTCCGTCGGCTGGGCGCCCGCGTGGTCGCGCTGGAGCCGCAGCCGCTGTGCGGCCGGGCTCTGCGAGAGATCTACGCCGGGGACGAGGACGTGGTGATCGTCGAGGCCGCGTGCGGTGCCGAGGAGGGGACCGTGGAGTTCTACGTCAATTCGGCGAACCCCACGGTCTCCACCGCCTCGAAGGACTTCGTGGGAGCCGCCGACGGCGCCGGGGGCTGGGAGGGACAGGTCTGGGACACGAAGATCGAGGTGCCGACCGTGACGCTCGATCGCGTGATCCAGCAGTACGGCACCCCCGCGTTCACCAAGATCGACGTCGAGGGTTACGAGGACTCGGTGCTGGCCGGCTTGAGCGGCCCGCTGCCCGCGCTGTCGTTCGAGTTCACGACGATCGAGCGGGTCGTGGCGCTGCGGTGCCTGGACCGAGCGGCCGCGCTGGGGTTCGGGCGCTTCAACGCGTCGCTGGGGGACAGCTTCGCGTTCGAGTTCGACGAGTGGGTGCGGCCGGAGACGATGGCCGCTCATCTGGAGGCGCTTCCCCACGAGGCCAACTCCGGGGACGTCTACTGCCTTCCGTGA
- a CDS encoding SDR family oxidoreductase: MVGITVVTGAAGALGRAVLAELTGRGGTVVAMDRPGAPLDEVGGWDGVRAIGVDLADRASVRDAWKQADEFGTPSGLVALAGGFTPGSLADLDEDTFAGLWEGNVSTLLWSAQQAAARMPRGSSVVTVGSKTAVSGKAPVGHAASKAAVVRITELLADELRPAGIRVNAVLPSVLDTPANRSWMSPELAGKAVSTEAVARVIGFLLSDDAAPISGARIPVYGDA; this comes from the coding sequence ATGGTCGGCATCACCGTCGTTACCGGAGCCGCCGGCGCGCTCGGGCGGGCGGTGCTCGCCGAGCTGACCGGCCGCGGCGGGACGGTCGTCGCGATGGACCGGCCCGGTGCTCCGCTGGACGAGGTCGGCGGCTGGGACGGCGTCCGGGCGATCGGCGTCGACCTGGCCGACCGGGCGTCGGTGCGCGACGCCTGGAAACAGGCCGACGAGTTCGGCACGCCGTCGGGGCTGGTCGCACTCGCCGGTGGCTTCACCCCCGGCAGCCTCGCCGACCTGGACGAGGACACGTTTGCCGGGCTCTGGGAGGGCAACGTCTCGACGCTGCTCTGGAGCGCGCAGCAGGCCGCGGCCCGGATGCCGCGGGGCTCGTCGGTCGTGACGGTGGGCTCGAAGACCGCGGTGAGCGGCAAGGCGCCGGTCGGACACGCGGCGAGCAAGGCCGCGGTCGTCCGGATCACCGAGCTGCTCGCCGACGAGCTGCGGCCGGCCGGCATCCGGGTCAACGCCGTACTGCCCTCGGTGCTGGACACCCCGGCGAACCGCAGCTGGATGTCTCCGGAGCTGGCGGGCAAGGCGGTCAGCACCGAGGCCGTCGCCCGGGTGATCGGGTTCCTGCTCAGCGACGACGCCGCACCGATCAGCGGCGCCCGCATCCCGGTGTACGGCGACGCCTGA
- a CDS encoding sensor histidine kinase, protein MNVAAAACVLAALLLALVRPGLRGSRGPIVLAGSVSLLITLVSSRDGALSAADSVLGLVETGALLILIGVTARRPGQLPFVLPGAVAVGAWLLRVEPPTSATILFGCATWFAAALGAAGIGAYLGSLDAARQRAAAEARAAQRTLMARELHDFVAHDVSEVLALAQAGRVLAPAGSQLAELVHGIETSARSALASMDRTLDLLDGALDLRHPAPSLADVNELVGRFSGSFPADVRLELGAGLPAGVPREAGAAAYRVVMEALTNVRRHAPSASRVDVRLRRDGGQLVVEVTDDGGDAVVAARGGRGLVGLTERIRLLGGSLDAGPRERRGWRTTATLPVSGR, encoded by the coding sequence ATGAACGTCGCCGCAGCGGCCTGCGTCCTCGCCGCTCTGCTCCTCGCGCTGGTGCGGCCGGGTCTGCGCGGCTCACGCGGCCCGATCGTGCTCGCCGGATCGGTCTCGCTCCTGATCACCCTGGTCAGTTCTCGCGACGGCGCGCTGTCGGCCGCCGACAGCGTGCTGGGGCTGGTCGAGACCGGCGCCCTGCTGATCCTGATCGGCGTCACCGCCCGCCGCCCGGGTCAGCTGCCGTTCGTGCTTCCCGGTGCGGTGGCGGTCGGCGCCTGGCTGCTCCGCGTCGAACCGCCGACGTCCGCGACGATCCTCTTCGGCTGCGCGACCTGGTTCGCCGCCGCGCTCGGCGCCGCCGGCATCGGGGCCTACCTGGGCTCGTTGGACGCCGCCCGGCAGCGGGCGGCAGCCGAGGCCCGGGCGGCGCAGCGCACGCTGATGGCGCGCGAGCTGCACGACTTCGTCGCCCACGACGTCAGCGAAGTGCTCGCGCTGGCGCAAGCCGGCCGGGTTCTCGCCCCGGCCGGAAGCCAGCTCGCGGAGCTCGTGCACGGGATCGAGACGTCGGCACGCAGTGCGCTCGCGTCGATGGATCGCACGCTCGACCTCCTCGACGGTGCGCTCGACCTCCGGCACCCGGCCCCGAGCCTGGCCGACGTCAACGAGCTGGTCGGTCGGTTCAGCGGATCGTTCCCCGCCGACGTCCGACTCGAGCTGGGCGCGGGGCTACCGGCCGGCGTCCCCCGCGAGGCCGGTGCCGCCGCCTACCGGGTGGTGATGGAGGCGCTGACGAACGTCCGGCGGCACGCGCCGAGCGCGTCCCGGGTCGACGTGCGATTACGCCGGGACGGTGGGCAGCTGGTCGTCGAGGTGACCGACGACGGCGGCGACGCGGTGGTCGCCGCGCGCGGCGGCCGCGGGTTGGTTGGCCTGACCGAACGGATCCGGCTACTCGGCGGCTCGCTGGACGCCGGACCGAGGGAGCGCCGCGGGTGGCGCACCACAGCGACGCTGCCCGTAAGCGGCCGATGA